From the genome of Pirellulaceae bacterium:
TGTGCTCGACGAAAAAGCAATTCAGCGTACGGCGAAATCTTTCTGTTCTGCGTGCTTCGAATCGCCGGATGATCGACTGACGCTAAGTTCTCCCCGCCTATCTCAAACGCATTTGGAGGGGACGATGAGCCTGCAGAGCTATTGGAGTTGCTGATGCCAACCGCTATTTGCCGGGCCTGAGGCGATAGTTCAAATGCCTGCTCCCAGTCGGCCAGCTCACTCAATCCCAAATCAATGTAGCGGCGAGCTAGCCGGGTGCGATCGGCATCACCGGCAAACGCAATAATCATCGCAGCCAAGGCTACAATGAATGAGGGTACTGCCCACGCAGAAAGCCGTAACCAAGGCCGCGACACGAACCAGATGTGAATCGCCCCAGCCAACTCCAATGTCAGTCGAATCGGCTCAAACCAGGAGGGATCCTCGCTGGCTTTCTCCGTCACGCCGGTAGCGTCCTGGGAACTTGTCGCTGGCACCGGCGGGTGTAGTTCATCCTCGGTTGGAACCGACTCCTCGATCGTTGGCACTAGCCCGGTGAAAAATTCGTACACCCATTCCCATACCGCATCGATAGCTCCAATTGTTACCCAGAATGGCACTTTTACAGCCCAGCCCAGCCAATGCAGGCCGTCGACCAGACGATTCCATAGTTTCTGGAGTTCAAAATCGCGCATGTCAGTCCTGGAGGCGTGTCGTTGAAGCTCAAGTGGCATTAGCGTCGGCGCATCAAATAGTACCAATTCATGTTAGCCGAGTCATGCTGTTCTTGTGTAGATTTCCATCGATTGCAGGTTGGAAAGTCATATTCGCTTGGGTCGATAAGCGTAAAATGTAGTTTTATTGAGTTTGTAACAAGCCGGTATTGTGCTGTGTCCCCGTTGCCCCTTTGGATATTTTCTCGATGACACATCTTCCAGCCATCGCATTAACTATGGGGGATCCCGCTGGCGTCGGGCCTGAATTGGTTCTACGAGCCCTGGCGGAGGAGCAGATTGGGCGGTGCTGTAGATTGATTGTGTTTGGCGACAGGGCTGTATTGCGACGCTGTTGTGAGATTACGGGACTACCCCTGCCGAATTGCCTGGTAATTCCCCTGCGGCAGTTCCGCCAATCGGGACCAGGTGCGCCATCAAGTCCAGTGACCATCGTAGACGATCCTCACATCGACCTAAGCAGCTTTCAGCCAGGACGACTTGATCGCACATGTGGTCAGGCTGCTTTTGAGTTCATCCAGACTTCGATCGATGCGGCACTGGCGGGTCAAGTCGATGCGGTGGTGACGCTGCCGATCAACAAGGAGGCTTTGCAATTGGCCGGGCACAATTATCCGGGACATACCGAGATGTTTGCCGAGCGGTCGGCGGCCAGCGATCGTTGGTGCATGATGCAGTATTCAGAAAAGATCACCTGCACCTTTGTGACCGTGCATTGCGGATACAGCCAAGTCCCCCAGCTACTGTCGGTACAGCGGATACTGGACACGATCATGCTGACCGACCAGGCGCTGCGGCAGATTCGCAATAGGCCACCGCGTCTGTTGGTCTGTGGTTTGAATCCACACGCTGGCGAACATGGACTATTCGGCAATGGCGAAGAAGAACAGTTGATTGTGCCCGCCATTGAGCTGGCTCGACAACAGGGCGTAATCCTGGAAGGTCCCTTGCCGCCCGATACTGCGTTCTTGCCTAACAAACTGGCTGGCTGCGATGCGGTGGTCTGCATGTATCACGATCAAGGACACATACCGGTCAAGGCTCTGGCCTTCGATTCTGCCGTCAATACTACCCTCGGACTGTCAATTGTCCGAACATCGGTCGATCATGGAACCGCCTTCGATATCGCTTGGCAGGGACAGGCGCAGCCCAACAGCCTGTTTGCAGCGATACGACTGGCCGCACAATTGTCAAAGCCGGCAGTGGAGAGTGAAATATGACAGTTCGCCAACATGCACCGTTAGTTGTGTTATGGATCGGAATCATGGTCTCACAGGCGATGACCTTTGGGGCTTACGAGCAGGGTGAAACCGGCGAACGTCGTCCGCACTTTCTGATCATTGTTGCCGACGATCAGTCGCCGCTGGACCTGAAGGTTTATGATCCCAAGTCGCAGCTAGATACACCACACATCGATCGCATCGCCACAACTGGCATGGTGATCGACGCTGCTTATCACCTGGGTTCATATAGCGGTGCCGTGTGCTTGCCATCGCGGTACATGATTATGAGTGGTCGTAGCCTCTGGCGACTGCCGGGCGCGCCTGGAGGTAAAGACCGCTGCCCGCCAGACCTTCATGAGCATACGCTACCCGCTGTATTGAATCGTGCCGGCTACATCACCATGCGGACCTGTAAGCAGGGCAACAGTTACGAAGCGGCCAACCGGCAGTTTGCGGTGCGGCATGATCAAACCAAACGCGGCAGCACACACTCAACGGGCAGCCCCTGGCACGTTGATCGCGTGATTGAGTTCTTACAGTCGCGAGCCGCCGAGGCGGATATGCGCCCATTTTTGATCTACTTGGGGTTTTCGCATCCGCACGACCCTCGCGACGGGCCGAAGGATCTGCTGAACAAGTACGGTGCGATCAATCATACCGATCCCCATCATCCACCGGCCGCCAATACACAGGCTCCGCGATTGCCCGTGAATTATCTTCCCGCACATCCGTTCAGCACCACCCACGACGATGTGCGCGATGAAATCGACGTGAGCGGTGTCTGGCGTCGGCGAGACCAGGCCACGGTTCGTAACGAGATTGGCCGTCAGTTCGCTTGCTGCGAGTATCTCGACCAGCAAGTGGGGCGCGTGCTTGACCATTTGGAGTCCATGGGCGAATTGGACAATACCTACGTGGTTTATACGGCTGACCACGGCATCGCCATTGGCCGGCACGGCCTGATGGGCAAGCAGAATCTGTACCAACACACCTGGCGGGTGCCAATGATCGTATCGGGTCCGGGCATTGCCCCTGGCAGTCGCGCGACGGGCAATGTCTATCTCATGGACCTGCTGGCCACGGTTTGCGACTGGGCCGGCATCGCCGCGCCAGAGTCCAACGAAGGGCAGAGCTTTCGCGCTGTCGTCGAGGGCCAAGCACCACAGTTGCGCGACGTCATGTATGGTGCCTACAGCGGTGGCGCCAAGCCTGGCATTCGCTGTGTTCAACACGGAGATTGGAAGTTGATCCAGTACGCCGCAAGCGACCACAACCAGCATCAGCTACAACTGTTCAATTTAGCAGAAAATCCCTATGAATTGCTCGTCGAACATCACGACTCGCAATTCGCCAAGTTGCTCGACTCAGCTGTCGATTCACAACACCGCAATTTGGCCAATGATCCGCAGTATGCCAGGCAGCTTGAAGCCATGCGGCAGTTGTTAGACGCACAGATGCAAACTTGGGACGATCCTTACCGTACACAGTATTAAAGTTCCGTGAGGGGCTTGAGCAGTGCGCGGACACTGCCGCTGGATCGTTTTTTCCAAGGCAGGACCATCCACAGGGTTACGTTGCCAGTTTCTTGTACCGAAACTTTTGCACTTCGCCTTCGGATAGTCCCAAGCGTTCGCGGCGCTGTTGTTCGTAGGTATCGAAATTGCCTTCGCACCAATGCACGTAACCATCGCCTTCAAAGGCCAAGATGTGCGTGGCGATTCGATCCAGGAACCAGCGATCGTGCGTAATGACCACGACGCAGCCAGCGTAATTGAGTATGGCCTCCTCCAGCGCGCGCAACGTGTCAACATCCAAATCATTGGTGGGCTCGTCCAGCAGCAAGACATTCGAGCCCCGTCGCAGCAATTTGGCTAGGTGCACACGATTTCGCTCACCGCCTGACAACACTCCGACTTTCTTTTCCTGGTCGGTTCCGCGAAAATTGAACTTGGAAACGTAAGCCCGAGAATTCATTTTTCGCTTGCCCATTTCCAAGATTTCATGGCCACCACTGATCTCTTGATACACAGTATTGTCTGCATTCAGAGCATCGCGATTCTGGTCGACGTAGCCAAGTTCAACTGTCGGACCGACTCGTAAACTGCCGCCATCGGGTTGTTCTTGTCCGGTCAACATGCGAAACAGGGTGGTCTTACCGGCACCGTTAGGGCCGATCACTCCTACAATGCCACCTGGCGGCAGGCTAAAGTTCAGTTTGTCGATCAACAGGCGATCCCCGTAGGCTTTGGAAAGGTTCTTGGCTTCGATAACCAATTCGCCCAGATGCTTACCCGGTGGAATCTGAATTTCCAATTCGTCTGGCCGATCTTCAAAGTCTTCTGCGGCCAGCTTTTCGTATGCCGCAATGCGTGCCTTGCTCTTGGTTTGACGAGCGCGCGGTGAGGATCGAATCCATTCTAACTCGCGAGCCAACGTTTTTTGACGGCTGAGCTGTTGTCGCTGTTCGCGTTCCAGCCGGGCCTGCTTTTGCTCCAACCAGGCGGTATAATTGCCCTCGAAGGGGTGCCCTTCACCGCGATCCAATTCCAGTATCCATTTGGCGACGTTGTCCAAAAAATAGCGATCGTGCGTTACCGCCACGACCGTGCCTGGATATTGATCCAAGTGGTGTTCCAACCAGTGAATGGACTCGGCGTCTAAGTGGTTGGTCGGCTCATCCAGTAGCAGCAAATCGGGCTGTTCAATCAACAGTTTGCACAGGGCCACGCGCCGTCGCTCGCCACCGGACAATTTGGTAACGTCGGCATCGCCGGGCGGCAGATTCATCACGGTCATCGACAGTTCCACTTGGCGATCCAATTCCCACAGGTTGTTCGCATCGATCACATCCTGCAAACGCTCCATTTCGTCGTACAGCTTTTGCAGCTTGTCGTCATCGGTCACTTCGCCCAACATTCCGGTGATCTCGTTGTAGCGATCGAGAATCGCTCGCCGTTTGGCAACCGCTTCTTCGACGTTGCCCTGTACGTCCTTGTTCGGGTTGAGTTGCGGTTCTTGAGGCAAGTATCCAGCCGTGAATCCATCGGTCAGCCGGGCCTCGCCATCGATTTCTCGATCAACACCCGCCATGATTTTCAGCAGCGTGCTCTTGCCTGCGCCGTTGGAGCCCAACACCCCAATTTTGGCACCCGGATAGAAAGACAGCCAAATGTCCTTCAGAACCTCCTTAGTCCCGTGCTTCTTGGTCATCGACTTCATGGTGAAAATGTACTGGCGACCCATGGCTAACTAAACGACTTCATTCTCGAGTAATAGAATACGACCAGCCTGGACTTGGCAGGCAGAATTCTAACGCTGGTCACGACTAGCGACCAGCCACAGTTTGGCGCAGAATTTGACGGACGAGCGGAACAGATTGAAGTACCAGCTGTGATATGATGGCGTTTTGGGGTTTCAATCCGACACCCTGCCGGATTGTGAGAGCCGAAGAACATGGAGACAGATAGACCATGAGCGATGCGGTGGTCATGCGCGTCATCGAGCTTCTAACAGCGTCCAATATCCAATTCAAGCACCTTCAGCACGAGCCAACTTTGACGTCGGAAGATTCGGCGCGCGAGCGCGGTGAGTCTCTGGAAGTGGGGGCCAAAGCATTGCTATTGAAGGCGGAGACCGATTATCTGATCGCAGTTCTTCCCGCGCATCGCAAGTTGGATTCGGGCCTGTTCAAACGGTGGCTGGGGATTAAGAATCTACGGTTTGCATCGGCGGAGGAACTGTGGCAATTGGCAGGTGTGCTGCCGGGGGCGCTGCCACCATTTGGCGAACCCATTTTCCCGGTCCCCTTATATGCAGATTCAACCGTGGGAGCTGTGGAAAATCGTGTTGCCTTTAACGCAGGCTGCCGTACGCAGTCGATCATCATGGCACTGGGCGATTGGCTAAGCGTCGCCAAGCCTATCGTGTCTAATATTTGTGCGGAAGGCCAATAGTGCATGGGCAGACTGGTGTGGTTCCTGAACATCTTGTTAACACTGTCAATCGGCGCAGCGGCATGGGCCGGCGAGCCATTGCCCGAAGGATTAACGTTGATTCCCGGCGGACAACATGCCAGAATCATTACCGATTTGCCACTGGACAACGAACTGCGACAATTGCCCGAACTGTTTGATCAGGCAATGCCGCAGTGGTGTCAGGCTTTCGATGTCAAATCCGAACAGGCACGCCACTGGCAAGTGACGGTCTACATCATGCTGGATCGCGGGCGTTTTCGGCAAGCGGGGCTGATTGCAGATGACTTGCCACAGTTCAATCACGGTTGGCAAGCGGGAGATAAGATATGGGTCGTCGATCAACCCAGCCCGTACTACCGGCGGCATTTGTTATTGCATGAGGGAACTCACTGGTTCATGTTTCGGCGCTACGGCCAGTACCACGCTCCGTGGCTGATGGAGGGGCTAGCCGAATTCCACGGTACTCACCGAATTGTCGATGCAAGACTAACTCTAGGCATCATTCCCCAAACGCGCGATGAGGTACCATTTTGGGGGCGCGTCAAACTAATTCGCCAACAGTCTGAGCAATACCCTGCGCCGTCGCTGGATGCAATTCTGCGTTACAGTTCCTCGGCGCATCAACAGGTCGAAGCCTATGCTTGGAGCTGGGCGCTGGTTTTGTTCTTGAAGCAGCACCCTGAAACAAGCCAGCTATTTGCCACCATGCTCAAACAACCGGCCATGGATAGTACCCAGCTTCAACGTTGGCTGCGCTCTCGCTTGGCCGCTAAATTGCCTCGCTTGCGCGCGGAGTGGATCGCCTTCATCGATGAACTCGACTACGGTTTTACAGACTCCAATGGATGGCTAACCCTTTCGGAGCAGACGCGACAGGTCAGCGCTCCGGAACAGATACTGGTGCGGGCCGATCGTAACTGGCAGGCAACAGGCTTAAGCGTCGAGGCCGGCCAGCAATTGACGTTTTCGGCCACCGGAGAATTCGTCGTGGGACAGCAGCCCGGACCATGGATCTGCCAGCCACAAGGCGTCACGCTGGAATATCATCGTGGTCAGCCACTAGGCACGCTAATGCTGGCCGTGGCTGGGCCGATCGACTCTGAACCGGAACACACGGATGGGTTGGCGCAATGGCCAGTTGGCAGACAGGCAACGATCACCGTCCCGCATTCCGGCGAGTTGTTCTTGCGAATCAACGAAGCCGTAGCGGGACTGGGTGATAATTCTGGATCGTTGCAGGTAACAATTATTCCGTAATGGGAGCTTGAGTTACAGGGGTCGCGGCCGACTCCACAGCATCTTGCGGTGAGTTCCCCAAGAAGAAGATGCTAGCTGGATTAAAGGCTGCTTGAGGCTGGTTGTAGATATATTGAGCCTCCAATGCCTTGCCCATGCGCTTGCTGGACTCCAACAAGTGAGCCTTAGAATAGGTATCCAGGTTGTCACCGGCCACCAAGAGCTGCTTCTCGATCCTGCCCTTCAGTTCTTGCAACTGCAGCACCGCCAAATTGGTAATTGCTTTGGCAGCCGCCGACTTGCTTGAACTTGGCAATATCAGGTCGATTAAGCGTTCCATGTGTTCGTGCTGTAAATTGCGGCGCAGGCTACTGATCTTAGGTGCACGATCTGAAGCTTTTTCACCCGCTTCGCCACTTAATTCGCTCCAGATTTCAGTGCTCACTGAGCCCAACAGTTCAGGCAGCGTCAATGCATCTTGGTCGGCTGGCACGCGGAATTCATTGTCGTAAACCCTGCGCAGCGTAGTTGGATTCATCAATTGCGTCAATGCAGACGATTGCATTGACAGGATGCGATCGTGCACGGGCCAGGTAGGATCGGTGCCAAAGTTGACATCCATAAAATCTTTAGTCAGCCGCGAAAGCAGATCGGGAGATAGCGCGTACGCCGAGTCGCGGAAAGTCGATTCCAA
Proteins encoded in this window:
- the ettA gene encoding energy-dependent translational throttle protein EttA, with product MGRQYIFTMKSMTKKHGTKEVLKDIWLSFYPGAKIGVLGSNGAGKSTLLKIMAGVDREIDGEARLTDGFTAGYLPQEPQLNPNKDVQGNVEEAVAKRRAILDRYNEITGMLGEVTDDDKLQKLYDEMERLQDVIDANNLWELDRQVELSMTVMNLPPGDADVTKLSGGERRRVALCKLLIEQPDLLLLDEPTNHLDAESIHWLEHHLDQYPGTVVAVTHDRYFLDNVAKWILELDRGEGHPFEGNYTAWLEQKQARLEREQRQQLSRQKTLARELEWIRSSPRARQTKSKARIAAYEKLAAEDFEDRPDELEIQIPPGKHLGELVIEAKNLSKAYGDRLLIDKLNFSLPPGGIVGVIGPNGAGKTTLFRMLTGQEQPDGGSLRVGPTVELGYVDQNRDALNADNTVYQEISGGHEILEMGKRKMNSRAYVSKFNFRGTDQEKKVGVLSGGERNRVHLAKLLRRGSNVLLLDEPTNDLDVDTLRALEEAILNYAGCVVVITHDRWFLDRIATHILAFEGDGYVHWCEGNFDTYEQQRRERLGLSEGEVQKFRYKKLAT
- a CDS encoding sulfatase-like hydrolase/transferase, yielding MTVRQHAPLVVLWIGIMVSQAMTFGAYEQGETGERRPHFLIIVADDQSPLDLKVYDPKSQLDTPHIDRIATTGMVIDAAYHLGSYSGAVCLPSRYMIMSGRSLWRLPGAPGGKDRCPPDLHEHTLPAVLNRAGYITMRTCKQGNSYEAANRQFAVRHDQTKRGSTHSTGSPWHVDRVIEFLQSRAAEADMRPFLIYLGFSHPHDPRDGPKDLLNKYGAINHTDPHHPPAANTQAPRLPVNYLPAHPFSTTHDDVRDEIDVSGVWRRRDQATVRNEIGRQFACCEYLDQQVGRVLDHLESMGELDNTYVVYTADHGIAIGRHGLMGKQNLYQHTWRVPMIVSGPGIAPGSRATGNVYLMDLLATVCDWAGIAAPESNEGQSFRAVVEGQAPQLRDVMYGAYSGGAKPGIRCVQHGDWKLIQYAASDHNQHQLQLFNLAENPYELLVEHHDSQFAKLLDSAVDSQHRNLANDPQYARQLEAMRQLLDAQMQTWDDPYRTQY
- the pdxA gene encoding 4-hydroxythreonine-4-phosphate dehydrogenase PdxA, with translation MTHLPAIALTMGDPAGVGPELVLRALAEEQIGRCCRLIVFGDRAVLRRCCEITGLPLPNCLVIPLRQFRQSGPGAPSSPVTIVDDPHIDLSSFQPGRLDRTCGQAAFEFIQTSIDAALAGQVDAVVTLPINKEALQLAGHNYPGHTEMFAERSAASDRWCMMQYSEKITCTFVTVHCGYSQVPQLLSVQRILDTIMLTDQALRQIRNRPPRLLVCGLNPHAGEHGLFGNGEEEQLIVPAIELARQQGVILEGPLPPDTAFLPNKLAGCDAVVCMYHDQGHIPVKALAFDSAVNTTLGLSIVRTSVDHGTAFDIAWQGQAQPNSLFAAIRLAAQLSKPAVESEI